A region from the Paenibacillus humicola genome encodes:
- the purM gene encoding phosphoribosylformylglycinamidine cyclo-ligase → MAEAYKQAGVDIAAGNEAVERMKKHVRKTFRPEVLTELGGFGALFGLNKDKYEEPVLVSGTDGVGTKLKVAFAMDKHDTIGIDAVAMCVNDIVVQGAEPLFFLDYLACGKVVPERIEAIVKGISDGCVQSGCALIGGETAEMPGMYQGDEYDIAGFAVGIVDRKKIIDGKSIAPGDAIIGLASSGIHSNGFSLVRRLLLEQSGYSLDQAVPELEGRKLGEVILEPTRIYVQSALELTRRVQVKGMAHITGGGFIENIPRVLPEGVNAHIDYGSWPIQPIFKLMQAKGAITNRDMFTTFNMGIGMVVVVPAEQAEEALRAAREFGEDAYRIGTVTEGSRIVTFTGADV, encoded by the coding sequence GTGGCAGAAGCGTACAAACAAGCCGGCGTCGATATCGCGGCGGGCAACGAAGCGGTCGAACGGATGAAAAAGCACGTAAGGAAAACGTTCCGCCCCGAAGTGCTGACCGAGCTCGGCGGCTTCGGCGCACTGTTCGGGCTGAACAAGGACAAGTACGAGGAGCCGGTTCTCGTCTCGGGCACCGACGGCGTCGGCACGAAGCTGAAGGTCGCCTTTGCCATGGACAAGCACGACACGATCGGCATCGACGCGGTGGCGATGTGCGTGAACGATATCGTCGTGCAGGGCGCGGAACCGCTTTTTTTCCTCGACTATCTGGCGTGCGGCAAGGTGGTGCCGGAGCGAATCGAGGCGATCGTCAAAGGCATTTCGGACGGCTGCGTACAGTCGGGCTGCGCCCTGATCGGCGGCGAGACGGCGGAAATGCCCGGCATGTATCAAGGGGACGAGTACGATATCGCGGGCTTCGCGGTCGGCATCGTCGATCGCAAAAAGATCATCGACGGCAAATCGATTGCGCCGGGCGACGCGATTATCGGCCTCGCTTCCAGCGGCATTCACAGCAACGGCTTCTCGCTCGTGCGCCGGCTGCTCCTTGAGCAAAGCGGCTACAGCCTGGACCAGGCGGTGCCGGAGCTCGAAGGCCGGAAGCTCGGCGAGGTCATTCTCGAGCCGACGCGCATCTACGTCCAATCGGCTCTGGAGCTCACGCGCCGCGTGCAGGTGAAGGGCATGGCCCACATCACCGGCGGCGGCTTTATCGAAAATATTCCGCGCGTGCTGCCCGAGGGCGTGAACGCGCACATCGATTACGGCTCCTGGCCGATCCAGCCGATATTCAAGCTGATGCAGGCAAAAGGCGCCATTACGAATCGCGACATGTTCACGACGTTCAACATGGGCATCGGCATGGTTGTCGTCGTCCCGGCCGAACAGGCGGAGGAAGCGCTGCGCGCCGCCCGCGAGTTCGGCGAGGACGCGTACAGGATCGGAACGGTGACGGAAGGCAGCCGCATCGTCACCTTTACGGGGGCGGACGTGTAA